One Nocardioides aromaticivorans genomic window carries:
- a CDS encoding DUF932 domain-containing protein, which produces MSHEIETHGTQAAAVFARKDAWHRLGTTVRDRAFTAEEAMRLGHLGGWDVRKLPLTTAEVSEGGVTAIEVPGFATVRTNPFTGEPEALGVVGGGYTPLQNEDHAEFLNLLADESGAIFDTAGSLRGGRQVFITMQLPDSLTVGGTDRVDLNIAALNSHDGSSAFRILVTPVRVVCANTQSAALRNHESSFSIRHTRNAKAAVQAARDALGLTFAYVDAFQVEAERLIQQTMTDAAFDALIDATFGKAEASATKRVRETERRRRSRLHWLFADADTQAGIRDTAWAGYQAVAEYADHYAPVRTTKKHGGDEQTARATRVLTSDDPDRIKRRAWTALAPA; this is translated from the coding sequence ATGTCACACGAGATCGAGACCCACGGCACGCAGGCCGCCGCCGTCTTCGCCCGCAAGGACGCCTGGCACCGCCTGGGCACCACCGTCCGCGACCGCGCGTTCACCGCCGAAGAGGCCATGCGACTCGGTCACCTGGGCGGCTGGGACGTCCGCAAGTTGCCGCTCACCACCGCCGAGGTCAGCGAGGGCGGCGTCACCGCGATCGAGGTCCCCGGCTTCGCCACGGTGCGCACCAACCCGTTCACCGGCGAGCCCGAGGCGCTCGGCGTCGTGGGCGGCGGCTACACGCCGCTGCAGAACGAGGACCACGCCGAGTTCCTGAACCTGCTGGCCGACGAGTCCGGCGCGATCTTCGACACCGCCGGGTCGCTGCGCGGCGGTCGGCAGGTGTTCATCACCATGCAGCTGCCGGACTCGCTCACCGTCGGCGGCACCGACCGCGTCGACCTGAACATCGCCGCGCTCAACAGCCACGACGGCTCCAGCGCGTTCCGCATCCTCGTGACCCCGGTCCGCGTCGTGTGCGCGAACACCCAGAGCGCGGCCCTGCGCAACCACGAGTCGTCGTTCTCGATCCGGCACACCCGCAACGCCAAGGCCGCCGTGCAGGCCGCCCGCGACGCGCTCGGCCTGACGTTCGCCTACGTCGACGCGTTCCAGGTCGAGGCCGAGCGGCTGATCCAGCAGACCATGACCGACGCCGCGTTCGACGCCCTGATCGACGCCACGTTCGGCAAGGCCGAGGCCAGCGCCACCAAGCGCGTGCGCGAGACCGAGCGCCGTCGCCGCTCCCGGCTGCACTGGCTCTTCGCGGACGCCGACACGCAGGCCGGCATCCGCGACACCGCGTGGGCCGGCTACCAGGCCGTCGCGGAATACGCCGACCACTACGCCCCGGTCCGCACCACGAAGAAGCACGGGGGCGACGAGCAGACCGCCCGCGCCACCCGCGTCCTCACCAGCGACGACCCCGACCGGATCAAGCGCCGCGCCTGGACCGCGCTGGCCCCCGCCTGA
- a CDS encoding ParB/RepB/Spo0J family partition protein, whose amino-acid sequence MTDTIQAPADSAAEEATEAVQSEEFLYLDPAAIIIGTNVRTDLRPDHKEFRKSIKERGVLEAVTVYRDEDGQYVLLRGQRRTVTAAEVGTPTGLIPARVVPQPADADRIGDQMVENIHRAGMREAEIVAGVEQLALLGVSAAQIAKRTSIDRPTVNAALAVTKADQSRNRLDAGDLTLEEAAIFAEFEHDPGAVERLENAKRWRRSLAHEAQRLRDEAAEREADAAEVERLRTEGLPVLTAEEVEQADEVLRIERLVTEDGEPLAEEEWPNVPGARVQVVKEWVYPEDEYDEENEDGSDEESEDYEPAVPYQQYVPVWVVTDLAASGLRRRGGSGSSTADSSDEGENEEEAEAQREQQSQERRRVIANNKAWASAETVRREWLAGFVARKTAPKGAEALICEAVVTGHHSLSKAMDHRHPMLFTLLGVERPTGYYGAGHDECRKITKASTPKAATMTTLAAVVAAWEATTGKHSWRNPTAWDARVLGALVEWGYQPSEVERILLGEEQQPTTDEDASDAADDAADDNDDNDDNDDEASDSAA is encoded by the coding sequence ATGACCGACACCATCCAGGCCCCCGCCGACAGCGCCGCCGAGGAGGCCACCGAGGCCGTCCAGTCCGAGGAGTTCCTCTACCTCGACCCCGCCGCGATCATCATCGGCACCAACGTCCGCACCGACCTGCGACCCGACCACAAGGAGTTCCGCAAGTCGATCAAGGAGCGCGGCGTGCTGGAGGCCGTCACGGTCTACCGCGACGAGGACGGGCAGTACGTCCTGCTGCGTGGCCAGCGGCGTACGGTGACCGCCGCCGAGGTCGGCACCCCGACCGGCCTGATCCCGGCCCGGGTCGTGCCCCAGCCCGCCGACGCCGACCGGATCGGTGACCAGATGGTCGAGAACATCCACCGGGCCGGGATGCGCGAGGCCGAGATCGTCGCGGGCGTGGAGCAGCTGGCCCTGCTCGGCGTGAGCGCCGCGCAGATCGCCAAGCGCACCAGCATCGACCGCCCGACCGTGAACGCCGCCCTGGCGGTCACCAAGGCCGACCAGAGCCGCAACCGCCTCGACGCCGGCGACCTGACCTTGGAAGAGGCCGCGATCTTCGCCGAGTTCGAGCACGACCCCGGGGCCGTCGAGCGGCTGGAGAACGCCAAGCGGTGGCGGCGCTCGCTCGCCCACGAGGCCCAGCGGCTGCGCGACGAGGCCGCCGAGCGCGAGGCCGACGCCGCCGAGGTCGAGCGCCTGCGGACCGAGGGCCTGCCGGTCCTGACCGCCGAGGAGGTCGAGCAGGCCGACGAGGTGCTGCGCATCGAGCGGCTGGTCACCGAGGACGGCGAGCCGCTGGCCGAGGAGGAGTGGCCCAACGTCCCCGGCGCTCGCGTCCAGGTCGTCAAGGAGTGGGTCTACCCCGAGGACGAGTACGACGAGGAGAACGAGGACGGCAGCGACGAGGAGAGCGAGGACTACGAGCCCGCCGTGCCCTACCAGCAGTACGTGCCGGTCTGGGTCGTGACCGACCTCGCCGCCTCCGGCCTGCGTCGTCGCGGCGGCTCCGGCAGCAGCACCGCCGACAGCAGCGACGAGGGCGAGAACGAGGAGGAGGCCGAGGCGCAGCGCGAGCAGCAGAGCCAGGAGCGCCGCCGCGTGATCGCCAACAACAAGGCGTGGGCGAGCGCGGAGACGGTGCGCCGCGAGTGGCTGGCCGGGTTCGTGGCCCGCAAGACCGCCCCGAAGGGTGCCGAGGCCCTGATCTGCGAGGCCGTCGTCACCGGACACCACTCGCTGAGCAAGGCCATGGACCACCGCCACCCGATGCTCTTCACGCTGCTGGGGGTCGAGCGGCCGACCGGCTACTACGGCGCTGGCCACGATGAGTGCCGCAAGATCACCAAGGCGAGCACGCCGAAGGCCGCGACCATGACCACGCTCGCGGCGGTCGTGGCGGCGTGGGAGGCGACGACCGGCAAGCACTCGTGGCGCAACCCGACCGCGTGGGACGCCCGCGTGCTCGGCGCGCTCGTGGAGTGGGGCTACCAGCCCAGCGAGGTCGAGCGGATCCTGCTCGGCGAGGAGCAGCAGCCGACCACCGACGAGGACGCCAGCGACGCCGCCGACGACGCCGCCGACGACAACGACGACAACGACGACAACGACGACGAGGCCAGCGACAGCGCCGCCTGA
- a CDS encoding restriction endonuclease has translation MDRLSNDHRTATLAGDRGARRQLEKVADRLFADLRSNERAEWVAISTGMAPALVVATDSRLLTISMIGRSTQAIERPFTIVLGKKRLIGQSVDVFDARGLCLSLLLQEPDLRALQMTGGASSPSGSTTQAPPPPPSAPPDPAGTAPPPGSTGAWRWGRPVTSWQEAELLAAAHMVDLGFSGATVTPGGADAGLDVIAHDAAAQVKYHEGPTGRPDIQRLIGAAHGLRSRIFYASSYTTAAILEADRLGVALFQFTPEGLVVAINDAARGLAPGAPAPDQRTAFGALTFESRQNRAIRWSQQIEDATKVPISDRKRRGAKQLVERQRALKLMLHGLEQLRDSDNPLYKKRRKERTLSEAEKTLKQGAAVLRMQLK, from the coding sequence GTGGACCGCTTGAGCAACGATCACCGCACCGCGACGCTGGCCGGCGACCGTGGGGCGCGGCGCCAGCTTGAAAAGGTTGCCGACCGGCTCTTTGCGGATCTCCGGTCAAACGAGCGTGCCGAGTGGGTGGCAATCAGCACCGGCATGGCTCCTGCGCTCGTCGTGGCCACCGACTCCCGGCTCCTGACGATCTCCATGATCGGCAGATCGACTCAGGCGATCGAACGCCCCTTCACCATCGTGCTGGGGAAGAAGCGGCTGATCGGGCAGTCGGTCGACGTCTTCGACGCACGCGGGCTCTGCCTCAGCCTCCTGCTACAGGAACCAGACCTCCGCGCGTTGCAGATGACCGGTGGGGCCAGTTCACCCTCAGGATCCACCACCCAGGCACCTCCCCCACCGCCGTCGGCGCCCCCCGATCCCGCGGGTACGGCTCCTCCTCCCGGATCCACGGGCGCATGGCGATGGGGGCGCCCAGTCACGAGCTGGCAAGAAGCGGAGCTGCTCGCAGCGGCGCACATGGTGGATCTCGGGTTCAGCGGCGCGACGGTCACACCAGGTGGAGCAGACGCAGGACTCGACGTGATCGCTCACGACGCTGCAGCGCAGGTCAAGTATCACGAGGGCCCCACGGGCCGACCAGACATTCAACGGCTCATCGGGGCGGCCCACGGCCTCCGGAGTCGGATCTTCTACGCGTCGAGCTACACCACCGCGGCGATCCTCGAGGCGGACCGGCTTGGGGTTGCGCTCTTCCAGTTCACGCCGGAGGGACTCGTCGTCGCCATCAACGACGCGGCGCGCGGCCTTGCGCCGGGAGCTCCAGCGCCCGACCAGCGGACTGCGTTCGGGGCGCTGACCTTCGAGTCGCGACAGAACCGCGCCATCCGCTGGTCGCAGCAGATCGAGGACGCGACCAAGGTGCCGATCAGCGATCGGAAGCGCCGCGGCGCGAAGCAGCTCGTCGAGCGCCAACGTGCGTTGAAGCTGATGCTGCATGGTCTCGAGCAACTCAGGGACAGCGACAACCCGCTCTACAAGAAGCGCCGCAAGGAGCGCACCCTGTCCGAGGCCGAGAAGACGCTCAAGCAGGGAGCAGCCGTGCTCCGCATGCAGCTCAAGTGA
- a CDS encoding single-stranded DNA-binding protein: MSTTVTFAGNLAEAPELLYTRENKPFVSCRVLVNRRVQNDEGEWVNDEPTAHNVKIFGSAATHVHDSCGSGDPIFVHGLERTESWPDKETGEKRTKDVVVVDNRFGEVGVSLKYVSARIERTTRPAQAS, encoded by the coding sequence ATGTCCACCACCGTCACCTTCGCCGGCAACCTGGCCGAGGCTCCCGAGCTGCTCTACACCCGCGAGAACAAGCCGTTCGTCAGCTGCCGGGTCCTGGTCAACCGGCGCGTGCAGAACGACGAGGGGGAGTGGGTCAACGACGAGCCCACCGCACACAACGTGAAGATCTTCGGCTCGGCCGCCACCCACGTCCACGACAGCTGCGGATCCGGCGACCCGATCTTCGTCCACGGCCTCGAGCGCACCGAGAGCTGGCCGGACAAGGAGACCGGCGAGAAGCGCACCAAGGACGTCGTGGTCGTCGACAACCGCTTCGGCGAGGTCGGTGTCTCGCTCAAGTACGTCTCCGCGCGCATCGAGCGCACCACCCGCCCGGCCCAGGCCAGCTGA
- a CDS encoding DUF4192 domain-containing protein yields MDLVVQSPDELLAAVPHVLGFKPEESIVLVPFRPGLPITRVDLPTTAADREAVWDAVSGPYGRHARPGARLAILCFTEDRRSAELASQHLSNRLETVGITTHIRLWSDGERWRELNTGQTGLQTQATADRIAAATVLTGAAQPAANRASLAASMVGDREPIAQLIPAARAAAAASSPAVEQDWALDRLEQFHADGNRLSDLDGARMLVALETISTRDALWEDMSRENHTSHMALWNDLTRRAPDEVRAAPASMLGFASWLHGDGAKAWCALDQVPADRPYSMAAIVASALQNGIHPREWERYQTQMRDLAGELDESFVPQPPSQQRGLPGTRPATDRPAPGR; encoded by the coding sequence ATGGATCTCGTCGTACAGTCCCCGGACGAGCTGCTCGCCGCGGTGCCCCACGTCCTGGGCTTCAAGCCCGAGGAGTCGATCGTCTTGGTGCCGTTCCGGCCCGGACTGCCGATCACCCGCGTCGACCTCCCGACGACCGCCGCCGACCGCGAGGCGGTCTGGGACGCCGTCAGTGGCCCCTACGGCCGGCACGCCCGCCCCGGAGCCCGGCTGGCCATCCTCTGCTTCACCGAGGACCGCCGCAGCGCCGAGCTGGCCAGCCAGCACCTGTCCAACCGCCTTGAGACCGTGGGCATCACCACCCACATCCGACTGTGGTCCGACGGCGAGCGCTGGCGCGAGTTAAACACCGGCCAGACCGGCCTGCAGACCCAGGCAACCGCCGATCGGATCGCGGCCGCGACCGTGCTCACCGGCGCCGCCCAGCCGGCGGCCAACCGCGCCTCACTGGCGGCCTCCATGGTCGGAGACCGCGAGCCGATCGCCCAGCTGATCCCCGCAGCTCGAGCAGCAGCCGCCGCCAGCAGCCCCGCCGTCGAGCAGGACTGGGCACTGGACCGCCTCGAGCAGTTCCACGCCGACGGCAACCGGCTCTCCGACCTCGACGGGGCCCGGATGCTCGTCGCCCTGGAGACGATCAGCACCCGCGACGCGCTCTGGGAGGACATGAGCCGGGAGAACCACACCTCCCACATGGCGCTCTGGAACGACCTCACTCGCCGCGCACCCGACGAGGTCCGCGCGGCCCCGGCCTCCATGCTCGGCTTCGCCAGCTGGCTTCACGGCGACGGCGCCAAGGCCTGGTGCGCGCTGGACCAGGTCCCCGCCGACCGGCCCTACTCCATGGCCGCCATCGTCGCCTCTGCCCTGCAGAACGGCATCCACCCGCGCGAGTGGGAGAGGTACCAGACCCAGATGCGCGACCTCGCCGGCGAGCTCGACGAGTCCTTCGTCCCCCAGCCTCCGAGCCAGCAGCGCGGCCTACCGGGCACCCGGCCCGCCACCGACCGCCCCGCCCCGGGCCGCTGA